The following coding sequences are from one Thamnophis elegans isolate rThaEle1 chromosome 5, rThaEle1.pri, whole genome shotgun sequence window:
- the DHCR24 gene encoding delta(24)-sterol reductase, translating to MGPLLSLGIGLLLFLLWARYRGIEYVLVHHRWIFVCLFLLPLSVLFDIYYQLRAWVVQKLHCAPRQHDLRVRNIQKQVREWKAEGQKTYMCTGRPGWLTMSLRIGKYKKTLKNITINLMDILNVDTERQVVRVEPLVSMGQLTAHLNRMGWTIPVVPELDDLTVGGLLMGTGIESSSHIYGLFQHICVACELVLADGSYVRCTPDENSDLFYAVPWSCGTLGFLVAAEIKMIPSKNYVKLHYEPVRGLKAICKRFAEESEKKENHFVEGIVYSSEEAVIMTGVLTNEAEQEKVNRIGTYYKPWFFKHVENYLKANITGTEYIPARDYYHRHTRSIFWELQDIIPFGNHPIFRYLFGWMVPPKISLLKLTQGESMRKLYEQHHVIQDMMIPMKSLEQCIQTFHSVIKVYPLWLCPFILPHNPGMVHPKGDEEELYVDVGAYGMPQTKHFEAMASTRQLEKFVRNVHGFQMLYADCYMTREEFWEMFDGSLYHKLRQELQCNKAFPEVYDKVCKAARH from the exons ATGGGGCCCCTGCTGTCTCTAGGGATCGGGCTTCTGCTGTTCTTGCTCTGGGCTCGCTATAGGGGCATCGAATACGTGCTGGTCCACCACCGCTGGATCTTCGTCTGCCTCTTCCTGTTGCCCCTTTCTGTCCTTTTCGATATTTACTACCAGCTCCGCGCTTGGGTTGTGCAGAAGCTGCACTGTGCTCCACGGCAGCACGACTTGCGGGTTCGGAACATCCAGAAACAG GTTCGAGAATGGAAAGCAGAAGGCCAAAAAACATACATGTGCACAGGCCGTCCTGGCTGGCTTACAATGTCTCTTCGTATTGGGAAGTACAAGAAGACTCTAAAGAACATCACAATCAACTTGATGGATATTTTAAACGTAGACACTGAGCGACAG GTTGTTCGGGTGGAACCTTTGGTCTCAATGGGGCAATTAACAGCACACCTGAATCGTATGGGCTGGACTATTCCAGTGGTACCAGAACTTGATGATCTTACAGTAG GTGGTCTGCTCATGGGAACTGGGATTGAATCTTCCTCTCATATCTATGGATTATTTCAGCATATCTGTGTGGCCTGCGAGCTTGTTCTTGCCGATGGCAGCTATGTGAGATGTACCCCG GACGAGAATTCAGATCTGTTTTATGCAGTGCCTTGGTCCTGTGGCACATTAGGCTTTCTGGTTGcagcagaaataaaaatgatCCCATctaagaactatgtgaaattacaTTATGAGCCCGTGAGAGGACTGAAAGCCATCTGCAAGAGATTTGCTGAAGaatcagaaaagaaagaaaatcattttgTAGAGGGCATTGTGTATTCTTCGGAAGAGGCTGTCATAATGACTGGAGTTTTGACCAATGAAGCTGAACAAGAAAAG GTCAACAGAATTGGGACGTACTACAAGCCATGGTTTTTTAAGCATGTGGAGAATTATTTGAAAGCTAATATCACAGGAACAGAATATATTCCAGCAAGAGATTATTATCATAGGCATACAAGGAGCATTTTCTGGGAGCTCCAG GACATCATCCCATTTGGCAATCATCCAATTTTTCGCTATCTCTTTGGCTGGATGGTTCCTCCTAAAATCTCCCTTTTAAAATTGACTCAAGGCGAATCCATGAGAAAGCTCTATGAGCAGCACCATGTGATACAAGACATGATGATCCCCATGAAGAGTCTTGAACAATGTATTCAAACCTTCCACAGTGTCATTAAA GTTTATCCCCTATGGCTGTGTCCATTCATCTTGCCTCACAATCCTGGAATGGTTCATCCAAAAGGAGATGAAGAGGAACTCTATGTAGATGTGGGGGCCTATGGGATGCCCCAGACAAAACACTTCGAAGCCATGGCATCCACCAGACAATTAGAAAAGTTTGTGAGGAACGTTCATGG TTTTCAGATGTTATATGCAGACTGCTATATGACCCGcgaagaattctgggaaatgtTTGATGGCTCCCTATATCACAAACTGAGACAAGAGCTTCAGTGTAACAAGGCTTTTCCTGAAGTGTATGATAAAGTCTGCAAAGCCGCAAGACATTAA